A genome region from Sulfurovum sp. TSL6 includes the following:
- a CDS encoding succinyldiaminopimelate transaminase, which yields MNFETYPFEKLNQLLQNVTPNSDYSALSLTIGEPQFETPAFILDAFKGAAALLNKYPKTAGETELREGMLTYNKERFGLTLTNGQIIPTFGTREVLFNFPQFLLHDVENPVMVFPNPFYQIYEGAAKACRAEVIYLNLNEANHFQPVVDEVALAKADFVILNSPNNPTSSVMGMEELKRWVKLALKYDFVLLNDECYADLYLNEPLPSLLNASIEVGNESFKNVLVINSVSKRSSAPGLRSGFIAGDAEILKAYMVYRTYVGCASPLPLQHAAAVAWADQAHVEGFRKKYKKNFEVAKEVLGVEAPEATFYIWLKVEDEIAFTTKLYQEYNLKVIPGSFLGREGEGQGYVRLALVYEEELTREALERIQLALEQS from the coding sequence ATGAACTTCGAAACTTACCCTTTTGAGAAACTTAATCAACTACTTCAAAATGTAACCCCCAACAGTGATTACTCTGCACTGAGCCTGACGATCGGGGAACCTCAGTTTGAGACACCGGCATTTATACTGGATGCATTCAAAGGTGCTGCTGCATTGCTTAACAAGTATCCCAAAACAGCTGGGGAAACAGAGCTGAGAGAGGGAATGCTAACCTATAACAAAGAGCGTTTTGGTCTCACGCTGACCAATGGGCAGATCATCCCTACTTTTGGGACTAGAGAAGTCCTCTTTAATTTTCCCCAGTTTTTACTGCATGATGTGGAAAACCCGGTGATGGTTTTTCCTAACCCTTTTTACCAGATCTATGAAGGTGCGGCCAAAGCATGCAGGGCTGAAGTGATCTACCTCAATCTGAATGAAGCGAATCACTTTCAACCCGTAGTGGATGAAGTAGCATTGGCAAAAGCAGATTTTGTGATACTCAATTCACCTAACAATCCTACATCATCTGTGATGGGTATGGAAGAGCTGAAACGTTGGGTTAAGCTTGCTCTGAAATATGATTTCGTGCTTTTAAATGATGAGTGTTATGCGGATCTTTACCTGAACGAACCTTTGCCGTCACTACTTAATGCAAGTATAGAAGTGGGGAACGAAAGTTTTAAAAATGTGTTGGTCATCAACTCTGTCTCTAAACGTTCATCTGCACCGGGACTTCGTTCGGGCTTCATTGCCGGTGATGCAGAGATACTCAAAGCGTATATGGTGTACAGAACCTATGTGGGATGTGCATCACCCCTACCGCTGCAGCATGCCGCAGCAGTCGCATGGGCTGATCAAGCGCATGTAGAGGGTTTTAGGAAAAAATATAAAAAGAACTTTGAAGTAGCCAAAGAAGTTTTAGGAGTTGAGGCACCTGAAGCGACATTTTATATTTGGCTCAAAGTGGAAGATGAGATAGCCTTTACGACAAAACTCTATCAAGAGTATAACCTTAAAGTCATCCCTGGTTCATTTTTAGGACGCGAAGGGGAAGGTCAAGGGTATGTAAGACTGGCCCTTGTCTATGAAGAAGAGTTAACAAGAGAAGCATTAGAACGAATACAATTAGCATTGGAGCAATCATGA
- the secD gene encoding protein translocase subunit SecD → MKTLNFRVILFAFALIFGVVFSIPSLTQSESGKKITLGLDLQGGLHMLLGIKSEIAIESRIKSMAASVKYIFDDEEIIFDALRMVDGEQITFELLDKDDVAKAKALLKKELEGTVIIDNGMKFSVAMTEAEVERTKQNAIQQAVDTIRNRLNEFGLAEPTVAKQGEDKILVEVPGIKTQEDEQRIRELIARAAHLQLMAVDEDRNIRVNTMSLAEAKSYGDVILPDVNTGEKYLLRAIPVLDGSMLTDAKVGFDENNQPVINFTLNGQGAKIFGDFTGVSVGKRMAVVLDNKVYSAPNINERIGGGRVQISGRFELSEAHDLAIALRSGALLAPVYVMEKRSVGPSLGADSIKASSMALALGFILVVLFMVVYYGMAGIIANVALIGNLFLILAIMSLFGATLTLPGMAGIVLTVGMAVDANVIISERIRELLYAGKSIGKSIEDGYSNAFTAIWDANVTTLIAATVLYAYGTGAIKGFALTMSIGIMASMLTAIVGTHGIYQWVLPKIDKNKLGLWFGIRTGGAK, encoded by the coding sequence GTGAAGACGCTTAATTTTAGGGTCATCCTTTTTGCTTTTGCTCTGATCTTCGGTGTCGTTTTCTCTATTCCCTCTTTGACACAAAGTGAAAGTGGAAAGAAGATCACTTTAGGGCTTGACCTTCAAGGTGGTCTGCATATGCTGCTTGGTATTAAAAGTGAAATTGCCATTGAATCACGTATTAAGTCTATGGCGGCATCCGTCAAGTACATCTTTGATGATGAAGAGATCATTTTTGATGCACTTCGTATGGTCGATGGTGAACAAATCACGTTTGAACTTCTTGATAAAGATGATGTGGCGAAAGCCAAAGCGCTTCTCAAAAAAGAGCTTGAAGGTACAGTGATTATTGACAATGGGATGAAATTTTCAGTGGCTATGACCGAAGCTGAAGTAGAGCGTACGAAACAAAATGCCATTCAACAGGCAGTAGATACGATCAGAAACAGACTCAATGAGTTTGGACTTGCAGAACCTACTGTGGCTAAACAGGGTGAAGATAAGATCCTTGTAGAAGTACCGGGGATCAAAACACAAGAAGATGAACAGCGTATACGTGAACTTATCGCGCGTGCGGCACATCTGCAGCTTATGGCTGTAGATGAAGACAGAAACATAAGAGTAAACACGATGAGCCTGGCTGAAGCAAAAAGTTATGGTGATGTGATACTCCCTGATGTCAATACAGGTGAAAAATATCTGCTTCGTGCCATTCCGGTACTTGACGGTTCTATGCTGACTGATGCAAAAGTAGGTTTTGATGAGAACAATCAGCCTGTGATCAACTTTACACTGAACGGACAAGGTGCCAAGATCTTTGGTGACTTTACAGGTGTGAGTGTAGGGAAACGTATGGCGGTTGTTTTGGACAATAAGGTCTATTCAGCACCAAATATTAACGAACGTATCGGTGGCGGACGTGTCCAGATCTCTGGACGATTTGAACTTTCAGAAGCCCATGACCTTGCTATCGCACTTCGATCGGGAGCACTCCTTGCACCTGTCTATGTGATGGAAAAACGTTCGGTGGGACCAAGTCTGGGTGCCGATAGCATTAAGGCCAGTTCTATGGCTTTGGCCTTAGGGTTTATTTTGGTTGTGCTTTTTATGGTGGTTTACTATGGTATGGCAGGGATCATCGCAAATGTCGCACTGATAGGCAACCTCTTTTTGATACTTGCGATCATGTCACTCTTTGGTGCAACACTGACACTGCCTGGTATGGCAGGTATCGTTCTTACTGTCGGTATGGCAGTGGATGCGAATGTCATTATTTCTGAGCGTATCAGGGAGCTACTCTATGCAGGTAAATCTATCGGTAAATCGATAGAAGATGGGTATAGTAATGCCTTTACTGCGATCTGGGATGCTAACGTGACCACACTGATCGCGGCAACAGTATTGTATGCCTATGGTACTGGTGCGATCAAAGGGTTTGCGCTTACGATGAGTATCGGTATTATGGCATCTATGTTGACGGCTATTGTAGGAACACATGGTATTTACCAATGGGTCTTGCCAAAGATAGATAAGAACAAACTGGGATTATGGTTTGGTATCAGAACCGGGGGAGCAAAATAA
- a CDS encoding DUF6394 family protein — MNWGKVFYMFFTLMSLTTSAAFLYDHSIVALFIAGSVNVISTLLKIGVRNLLSAELLAGSLVADLHLLPAFFALQFYGNDALATGLVIGAVIANLYTIFISMIESSKEKADF, encoded by the coding sequence ATGAATTGGGGTAAAGTTTTTTATATGTTTTTTACATTGATGTCACTTACGACATCAGCAGCATTTTTGTATGACCATTCTATAGTAGCACTGTTCATAGCGGGCTCAGTGAATGTGATCTCTACACTGTTAAAGATAGGGGTAAGAAACCTGCTTTCAGCTGAACTTTTGGCAGGTTCATTGGTTGCGGATCTACACCTTTTACCTGCATTTTTTGCTTTACAGTTTTATGGGAATGATGCGCTAGCCACCGGATTAGTGATCGGTGCTGTGATCGCGAACCTTTATACCATTTTCATCTCTATGATCGAGAGTTCAAAAGAAAAGGCAGATTTTTAA
- the ovoA gene encoding 5-histidylcysteine sulfoxide synthase → MPTLYGTDPEQKRKEIQRYFQRCYRRYESLFHLVVDKNAYFQKADPLRHPIIFYYGHTATFFINKLKLAKIIDERVDPGLESLFAVGVDEMSWDDLNEAHYDWPTLEETQAYRNKVYTKVSSLIDSLPLELPITEDSPWWVILMGIEHENIHLETSSVLIRQLPFETILENREWKECEMVGSAPQNVLLDVPQGTVILGKNKDAKLFGWDNEYGDHQAHIPAFKAAKYLTSNAEFLEFVKDEGYINDRFWCEEGKAWKAYTHAAHPIFWRKGEEGYTLRTLSREIDLPMNWPVEVNHLEASAFCKWKSQKEGVTITLPTEDEYIRLRDESKVLSYLEWTSKGETIANINLEGFTSCMPVDTYKHGDFYDVIGNVWQWSRTPIYPFEGFKVHPVYDDFTVPIYDGEHNLINGGSWISCGNLATQKSRYGFRRHFYQHAGFRYIQSEYEEKVTTNIYNTDSLISQYCHFGWGENALGVENYPAACARIALESMKGKPKKRALDIGCAIGRSTFELARGFDEVIGVDFSARFIQEAQKLKEDGILRYTMPKEGELENFYEVQLSDFHLEEERNKVSFWQADACNLKPIYKDFDLIFGGNLLDRLYDPKKFLDAMASRINDGGLLILTSPYTWQEESTPKEKWIGGYKRDGENISTLDGLREILGKDFTLIDTKDVPFVIQETARKHQHTIAQMTLWEKRGKNV, encoded by the coding sequence ATGCCTACACTTTATGGGACTGACCCTGAACAGAAACGAAAAGAGATTCAACGTTATTTCCAACGTTGTTATAGACGATATGAATCTCTCTTTCATCTGGTTGTAGACAAAAACGCTTATTTTCAAAAAGCAGATCCTCTTCGTCATCCTATCATTTTTTACTATGGACATACGGCTACCTTTTTCATTAACAAATTAAAGCTTGCCAAGATCATCGATGAACGTGTAGACCCTGGACTTGAGTCACTTTTTGCTGTGGGTGTAGATGAAATGAGCTGGGATGACCTGAATGAAGCACATTATGACTGGCCGACTTTAGAAGAAACCCAAGCCTATCGTAACAAAGTATATACGAAAGTCTCTTCTCTCATTGATTCCCTTCCTTTAGAACTTCCTATTACGGAAGATTCACCCTGGTGGGTCATTTTGATGGGCATTGAGCATGAAAATATCCATCTTGAAACGTCTTCCGTACTGATACGTCAACTTCCCTTTGAAACCATACTGGAAAACAGAGAATGGAAAGAGTGTGAAATGGTTGGTTCTGCACCCCAAAATGTACTTCTTGATGTACCTCAGGGTACCGTGATCCTGGGGAAAAATAAAGATGCAAAACTTTTTGGCTGGGACAATGAATATGGAGACCATCAGGCACATATACCAGCATTTAAAGCAGCCAAATATCTCACTTCGAATGCAGAATTTTTAGAGTTTGTCAAAGATGAAGGATACATCAATGATAGGTTTTGGTGTGAAGAGGGAAAAGCATGGAAAGCCTATACCCATGCAGCACATCCAATATTTTGGCGCAAAGGTGAAGAGGGATACACACTTCGTACACTAAGCAGAGAGATAGACCTTCCCATGAACTGGCCAGTAGAAGTAAATCACTTGGAAGCCTCTGCATTTTGTAAGTGGAAGAGCCAGAAAGAGGGTGTCACTATCACTTTGCCGACTGAGGATGAATACATCCGACTGCGTGATGAAAGCAAAGTGCTTTCTTACCTGGAATGGACCTCCAAAGGTGAAACGATCGCCAACATCAATCTTGAAGGTTTTACCTCATGCATGCCTGTAGATACCTATAAACATGGTGACTTTTATGACGTGATAGGAAATGTATGGCAATGGTCACGAACACCAATATATCCTTTTGAGGGCTTTAAAGTCCATCCTGTCTATGATGACTTTACCGTACCTATTTATGATGGAGAACATAATCTGATCAATGGCGGATCATGGATAAGCTGTGGGAACCTTGCCACACAAAAGAGCCGTTATGGATTTAGACGACATTTTTATCAACATGCAGGGTTTAGGTATATACAGAGTGAATATGAAGAGAAGGTAACCACCAATATTTACAATACAGACAGCCTTATTTCCCAGTATTGTCATTTCGGGTGGGGTGAAAATGCTTTGGGTGTAGAAAATTATCCCGCAGCATGTGCGCGGATCGCTTTAGAGAGTATGAAAGGGAAGCCTAAGAAAAGAGCATTGGACATTGGATGTGCCATAGGGCGAAGTACCTTTGAACTTGCCCGTGGTTTTGATGAAGTGATAGGTGTCGATTTTTCTGCACGTTTCATACAGGAAGCACAGAAGCTCAAAGAGGATGGCATATTGCGTTATACGATGCCGAAAGAGGGTGAACTGGAGAATTTTTATGAGGTACAACTTTCAGATTTTCACTTGGAAGAAGAACGAAACAAAGTCTCATTTTGGCAAGCGGATGCGTGTAATTTAAAACCTATTTACAAAGATTTTGACCTGATCTTTGGGGGTAACCTGTTAGACAGGCTCTATGACCCTAAAAAGTTTTTAGATGCTATGGCGTCGCGTATTAATGATGGAGGACTACTCATTTTAACGTCTCCCTACACATGGCAGGAAGAGTCTACACCTAAAGAGAAATGGATAGGCGGGTACAAAAGAGACGGTGAAAATATTAGCACACTGGATGGGCTTAGAGAGATACTGGGTAAAGACTTTACACTTATCGATACCAAAGACGTTCCTTTTGTCATACAAGAGACTGCACGTAAACATCAGCATACGATAGCGCAGATGACTTTGTGGGAAAAGAGAGGTAAAAATGTTTGA
- the murC gene encoding UDP-N-acetylmuramate--L-alanine ligase, with amino-acid sequence MKKIHFIGIGGIGLSALAKFLFNDGHKISGSDIKQTEITNDLATNYDAKITIPHHEDAVEGVDRVIYSAAVRPNNPEYQKAKELGIELLSRKESLKSILGEKEVYAVGGAHGKSTTSAMLASIIPESNALIGAISKEFGSNVRNYPNNKVVFEADESDESFLNSNPYLAIVTNVEPEHMEYYGYDEERFYNAYRNFLSLADIRVINAEDEFLSSLETESIKLYPSKDIKNIEFVLVEGEPHTKFELLDLGAFEVFGFGNHIALDAALAILGALELGEKVEDIRSNLLHYKGIKKRFDIVQNQEECVVIDDYGHHPTEIKVTMESLQTYKKLRSFSKLNVIWQPHKYSRTMDNLQGFVECFEGVDELVILPIWAAGELEVDIDLKGAFSRYKLLMADSVTKEDGIVKVFKDGHIIQEYSDGLVTAFGAGDITYQIRGEA; translated from the coding sequence GTGAAAAAAATACATTTCATAGGCATCGGAGGTATAGGACTTTCTGCATTGGCTAAATTTCTCTTCAATGATGGACATAAGATCTCCGGATCAGATATTAAACAAACGGAGATCACCAATGACCTGGCAACCAACTATGATGCCAAGATCACGATACCACACCATGAAGATGCAGTGGAGGGTGTCGATAGGGTGATCTACTCTGCTGCCGTACGTCCTAACAACCCTGAGTACCAAAAGGCAAAGGAACTGGGGATAGAGTTACTTTCACGCAAAGAGTCTTTAAAAAGTATTTTAGGTGAAAAAGAAGTCTATGCGGTAGGCGGAGCACACGGTAAGAGTACCACTTCAGCGATGCTTGCATCGATCATACCTGAGTCCAATGCACTCATCGGTGCTATCAGTAAAGAGTTCGGTTCAAACGTACGTAACTATCCGAACAACAAAGTGGTCTTTGAAGCCGATGAGAGTGATGAGAGTTTTTTAAACTCCAATCCCTATCTTGCCATCGTGACCAATGTAGAACCGGAACATATGGAGTACTACGGGTATGATGAAGAGCGTTTTTACAATGCCTATAGAAACTTTTTGTCATTGGCTGACATACGTGTCATTAATGCAGAAGATGAATTCCTCTCTTCTCTAGAGACGGAGAGCATTAAACTTTACCCTTCCAAAGACATCAAAAACATAGAGTTTGTGTTAGTAGAGGGTGAACCACATACAAAATTCGAACTTTTGGACCTGGGTGCATTTGAAGTATTCGGTTTTGGAAATCACATTGCCTTAGATGCCGCATTAGCGATATTGGGTGCTTTAGAGTTAGGTGAAAAAGTAGAAGATATAAGAAGTAACCTTTTACACTACAAAGGCATTAAAAAACGTTTTGACATTGTACAAAACCAAGAAGAGTGTGTGGTCATCGATGACTATGGACACCACCCGACAGAGATAAAAGTGACGATGGAGTCACTGCAAACCTATAAAAAGTTACGAAGTTTTTCCAAACTCAATGTCATTTGGCAACCGCATAAGTACAGCCGAACGATGGATAACCTGCAAGGATTTGTAGAGTGTTTTGAAGGAGTAGATGAGCTTGTGATCCTTCCTATATGGGCTGCAGGTGAGCTGGAAGTTGACATAGACCTGAAAGGTGCATTCAGTCGATACAAGTTACTCATGGCAGACTCTGTCACAAAAGAAGATGGCATTGTCAAAGTGTTTAAAGATGGACATATCATACAAGAATACAGTGACGGGCTTGTGACAGCCTTTGGTGCGGGAGATATTACGTATCAGATACGCGGAGAGGCATAA
- the yajC gene encoding preprotein translocase subunit YajC has protein sequence MGAEQGSMIGSFLPLIILFAIFYFLIIRPQQKHQKAHKAMLDSLAKGDNIITTGGLIAVIVKTEEDFIKIKLNDDTIVKLDRAYVAKKVESGEDA, from the coding sequence ATGGGAGCAGAACAAGGCAGTATGATCGGTTCATTTTTACCCCTCATCATTTTATTTGCGATTTTTTATTTTTTAATTATCAGACCACAGCAAAAACATCAAAAAGCGCACAAAGCAATGCTTGACAGTCTTGCTAAAGGTGACAACATTATTACGACAGGCGGTCTTATAGCTGTGATCGTTAAAACTGAAGAAGATTTTATCAAAATCAAATTAAATGACGACACGATTGTCAAACTTGATAGAGCATATGTAGCTAAAAAGGTTGAGTCTGGTGAAGACGCTTAA
- a CDS encoding MalY/PatB family protein yields the protein MFEAISRQGTHSVKWDEAKKKFGTDELLPLWVADMDLASPPCVQESMLKRASHPLYGYTMYPDAYYESIQHWMQDRFSWLIEKEWIVPCYGVVPSLNFIISAYSQEGDGIIIQTPLYPPFSSSVKHQKRRVLDNTLVYENGSYHIDFEDFEHKAKEAKLFLLCSPHNPTGRVWSEEELEKIIDICIEHEVLIISDEIHADIVYKKTHHSIGSFEKIMHHCVILNAPSKTFNVAGLNTSYAIIPDTRLRQAYRVEQDRSGISNGNPFGLEALMSAYKEGAPWLEELKEHLLSNIGYVNTFLNEHQLPIKAVPTEATFLMWLDCTGMGLSHAQLVDFFVHKAKLGLNDGKSFGQAGEGFMRLNVGTSQEVLKEAMQRLLSAYKAVC from the coding sequence ATGTTTGAAGCGATCAGCCGCCAAGGGACACACAGTGTAAAATGGGATGAAGCCAAGAAAAAGTTTGGTACAGATGAGTTACTTCCCTTATGGGTAGCAGATATGGATCTGGCTTCTCCTCCCTGCGTACAAGAATCAATGCTCAAAAGAGCCTCCCATCCTCTCTACGGTTATACGATGTATCCAGATGCTTATTATGAATCGATACAACATTGGATGCAAGACCGTTTTTCCTGGCTGATAGAAAAAGAGTGGATCGTTCCTTGTTATGGGGTTGTGCCTTCTTTGAACTTTATTATATCTGCATACAGTCAGGAGGGTGATGGAATCATTATACAAACACCGTTATACCCGCCATTTTCAAGTTCTGTAAAACATCAAAAGAGAAGAGTACTTGACAATACCTTGGTGTATGAGAACGGCAGTTATCATATAGACTTTGAAGACTTTGAACATAAAGCCAAAGAAGCCAAACTTTTTTTACTCTGCTCACCGCATAACCCAACTGGACGTGTATGGTCTGAAGAAGAATTGGAGAAGATCATTGATATCTGCATAGAGCATGAGGTTTTGATCATTTCTGATGAGATCCATGCGGATATTGTCTACAAAAAAACACATCATAGCATTGGCAGTTTTGAGAAGATCATGCATCATTGTGTCATCTTAAATGCACCTTCCAAAACGTTTAACGTCGCAGGGCTGAATACCTCTTATGCGATCATTCCTGACACACGATTACGTCAAGCTTACAGAGTGGAACAAGACAGGTCAGGCATTAGCAACGGAAACCCTTTTGGGTTAGAAGCTTTGATGAGTGCCTACAAAGAAGGTGCACCATGGTTAGAGGAGTTAAAAGAGCACTTACTCTCAAATATTGGCTATGTGAATACATTTCTAAACGAGCATCAACTGCCTATAAAGGCCGTCCCTACAGAAGCGACTTTTTTAATGTGGCTTGATTGTACAGGGATGGGTTTGTCTCATGCCCAACTGGTTGATTTTTTTGTACATAAAGCAAAACTTGGGCTGAATGACGGAAAGAGCTTTGGTCAGGCGGGTGAAGGGTTTATGCGCTTAAATGTGGGTACATCCCAAGAAGTACTCAAAGAAGCGATGCAGCGACTGCTTTCTGCATATAAGGCAGTATGTTGA
- the dacB gene encoding D-alanyl-D-alanine carboxypeptidase/D-alanyl-D-alanine-endopeptidase, with amino-acid sequence MLRTLFAYVILSLWLYALPQVINEEIRKSGISKKDISIYIKEAGKNGKLIASLNAYKSRTPASLIKVLTTYASVLKLGFDYRWPTKFYTTGTLQSGVLQGDLLIRGFGDPTLNAEDLEKIVFDIRAEGIREIRGDIVIDRSYFEVGDKDSSGFDENLYSAYNAMPDAMMFNERVVTVCVIPKEKKVHKKHVDESYKVVDQLEHVNKPCRGKYSWPKVKIDKSEVVPTVFLKGKISKRCGKRNICKVITKPYMSFYYALKDRLTQEGISVSGGLKLRQIPKEARGLFTHYSKPLEEIISETAKESNNLYARHLLLLLGAKVYGTPATVQKGRDAIVEILKTKGALGKGKLRVDNGSGLSRTSKVNAKLLAQMYDNAYDRYGYRWMETLSIAGIDGTIKHRLRHTAVKKHAWMKTGTLKRVKNIGGYVKNRAGKFYTVVIIINSAKAKYRGAKLQDEIIKWLAKSRVKPSILSSAPSSSKRVKPKKPAAEKLFRNVKTKAVPTMKRETKESAVQYYIQVGAFSAMPNKAYLSKIKALGLRYKVHHTDNYKVLIGAYQDEKNAREALKKVRTHINGGAFVVKL; translated from the coding sequence ATGTTGAGAACGCTATTTGCCTATGTGATACTGTCCCTATGGCTGTATGCATTACCACAAGTCATCAATGAAGAGATCCGTAAATCAGGCATCTCAAAAAAAGATATCAGTATCTATATTAAAGAAGCCGGTAAAAATGGAAAACTGATCGCTTCACTCAATGCATACAAGAGCAGAACACCTGCATCTCTGATCAAAGTGTTAACCACCTATGCCTCGGTACTGAAACTGGGGTTTGATTACCGTTGGCCTACGAAATTTTATACCACTGGGACATTACAAAGCGGTGTACTTCAAGGTGATCTACTTATTAGAGGGTTTGGAGACCCTACCTTAAATGCTGAGGACCTTGAGAAGATCGTCTTTGATATACGTGCGGAAGGCATACGTGAGATCAGGGGTGATATTGTGATAGACAGAAGCTATTTTGAAGTCGGTGACAAAGACAGTTCTGGATTTGATGAAAACCTCTACAGCGCCTATAATGCAATGCCAGATGCCATGATGTTCAATGAACGTGTGGTGACCGTCTGCGTGATACCCAAGGAAAAAAAAGTACATAAAAAACATGTGGATGAAAGTTACAAAGTGGTTGATCAATTAGAACATGTCAATAAACCCTGTAGAGGAAAATACTCCTGGCCAAAGGTAAAAATTGATAAAAGTGAAGTGGTCCCTACCGTGTTTCTTAAAGGGAAGATCTCCAAACGATGCGGTAAACGGAATATCTGTAAAGTCATTACCAAACCTTATATGTCATTCTATTATGCATTGAAAGATAGATTGACACAAGAGGGGATATCTGTAAGTGGGGGCTTGAAATTACGTCAGATACCTAAAGAGGCAAGAGGACTTTTTACCCATTACTCGAAGCCATTAGAAGAGATCATCTCTGAAACTGCCAAAGAGAGTAATAACCTTTATGCAAGACATCTTTTACTGCTTTTGGGTGCAAAAGTCTATGGTACACCTGCTACAGTACAGAAGGGAAGAGATGCTATTGTAGAGATATTGAAAACAAAAGGTGCACTGGGTAAAGGAAAATTAAGGGTAGACAATGGAAGCGGCCTTTCTCGTACCTCCAAGGTCAATGCCAAGCTATTGGCTCAAATGTACGATAATGCCTATGACCGTTATGGGTACAGATGGATGGAGACACTCTCGATAGCAGGTATCGATGGCACTATCAAACACCGTTTGAGACATACCGCGGTCAAGAAACATGCATGGATGAAGACAGGGACACTTAAGCGTGTGAAAAATATAGGGGGGTATGTCAAAAACAGAGCAGGAAAATTCTATACGGTTGTCATTATCATCAACAGTGCAAAGGCAAAATACCGTGGAGCCAAATTACAAGATGAGATCATAAAATGGTTGGCAAAAAGCAGGGTGAAACCTAGCATATTATCTTCAGCACCATCCTCTTCTAAAAGAGTGAAACCCAAAAAGCCTGCAGCAGAAAAGTTATTCAGGAATGTCAAAACAAAAGCAGTACCTACAATGAAACGTGAAACAAAAGAGAGTGCTGTGCAGTATTATATTCAAGTGGGAGCATTTTCTGCAATGCCAAACAAAGCCTATTTATCAAAGATAAAAGCATTAGGATTACGTTACAAGGTTCACCATACAGATAACTATAAAGTGCTTATAGGTGCCTATCAAGATGAAAAAAATGCAAGAGAGGCATTGAAAAAAGTACGTACACATATTAATGGCGGTGCATTTGTCGTAAAGTTATAG
- the secF gene encoding protein translocase subunit SecF, with translation MEIFKYKKPLSLMNKSKRFGLLSVTILILSLGLIIGKGFNYGIDFAGGTLIQVQYEGQAPIEKVREAIDSDTSYEGATVTFFGGEDEVVIRTKTSSKALGVDVGDQIRTLLQETGNFEVRRVDMVGAKVGSELREKGLMAMVLAIIGILIYVSFRFEWRFAVASVMALMHDVTIAMGMIVLFNVEVNLDILAALLTILGYSLNDTIIVFDRIREGIRTIKDPDLGGIIDESVTRTLSRTTLTSLTTFFVVLTLYLFGGEIINGFSFTLLVGVIVGTYSSIFVASPILMWLGFSVGGFRTKEAEKLKREKEKEKMRAMYENGTL, from the coding sequence ATGGAAATTTTTAAATATAAAAAACCTCTCTCATTGATGAATAAGAGTAAACGTTTTGGATTGCTTTCGGTCACGATATTGATACTGTCGTTGGGACTGATCATAGGTAAAGGATTTAACTACGGTATAGACTTTGCAGGTGGTACACTCATACAGGTACAATACGAAGGTCAAGCACCTATAGAGAAAGTGAGAGAAGCGATAGATTCTGATACCTCTTATGAAGGTGCAACAGTGACTTTCTTTGGGGGTGAAGATGAAGTGGTTATCCGTACGAAGACAAGTTCAAAAGCCCTGGGTGTAGATGTCGGTGATCAAATCAGAACACTGCTTCAAGAGACAGGTAACTTTGAAGTAAGACGTGTGGATATGGTAGGTGCAAAAGTAGGATCTGAGTTACGTGAAAAGGGACTGATGGCTATGGTTCTTGCGATCATCGGTATCCTTATTTATGTTTCCTTTAGATTTGAATGGCGTTTTGCTGTCGCTTCTGTGATGGCACTCATGCATGATGTTACCATTGCTATGGGAATGATCGTCTTGTTTAATGTTGAGGTAAACCTTGATATACTCGCAGCACTATTGACCATTCTCGGGTATTCACTGAACGATACAATCATTGTATTTGACCGTATCCGTGAGGGTATCAGAACGATCAAAGACCCAGATCTTGGGGGTATTATTGATGAGTCTGTCACACGTACACTTTCTCGTACGACGTTGACATCACTGACAACGTTCTTTGTGGTTCTTACACTTTATCTTTTTGGTGGTGAGATCATTAACGGGTTTAGTTTCACACTACTGGTAGGTGTGATAGTGGGTACATACTCTTCTATCTTTGTTGCATCGCCTATCTTGATGTGGCTTGGTTTCTCAGTGGGCGGCTTCAGAACAAAAGAAGCAGAAAAATTAAAAAGAGAAAAAGAGAAAGAAAAAATGCGTGCCATGTATGAAAATGGAACGCTCTAA